In Scyliorhinus torazame isolate Kashiwa2021f chromosome 26, sScyTor2.1, whole genome shotgun sequence, the following proteins share a genomic window:
- the LOC140402827 gene encoding actin-1-like, whose translation MSKPSPVVPQGTPMCQETFTETAAVVMDNGTGYTKAGFAGDDKPRVVVRSLVGIPNHATDEFHKGPDYFIGSAIPNNPWIIKTPVVTNGIVTDWDALEMLWHHVFYQELRVATEEHAVLLSDAPLSPATNREKAAELLFEGFCVPAMYVAHQSLLSLYSTGRTTGLIIESGLGVSYTAPIHNGYTLPHATYRLDLAGGGLTDYMAKLLEECGNPFSPEEMHIVRNIKESCCYVAQDFNEEMVANENDYLTDYELPDGHIITIGNERFRCPESLFKPEVVGLTDPGLHALAMKSLEKCRAEHRPELLNNIVLSGGSSMFPGFAERIQREMGELAPSRAKLNVYASPQRKFSVWIGGSITACLNTFQSMWISRREYDEKGPVIVHRKCF comes from the coding sequence ATGAGTAAACCCTCCCCCGTGGTCCCTCAGGGGACCCCCATGTGCCAGGAGACCTTCACCGAGACGGCTGCCGTGGTGATGGACAACGGCACCGGCTACACCAAGGCTGGCTTTGCTGGCGACGACAAGCCTCGTGTGGTGGTGCGTTCCCTGGTGGGCATCCCCAACCACGCCACGGACGAGTTCCACAAGGGGCCGGACTACTTCATCGGCAGTGCCATCCCCAACAACCCCTGGATCATCAAGACCCCCGTGGTGACCAACGGCATTGTGACGGACTGGGACGCCCTGGAGATGCTCTGGCATCACGTCTTCTACCAGGAGCTGCGTGTGGCCACCGAGGAACACGCCGTGCTGCTGTCTGATGCCCCCCTGTCCCCTGCCACCAACCGGGAGAAGGCCGCCGAGCTCCTGTTTGAGGGCTTCTGCGTGCCGGCCATGTACGTGGCCCACCAGTCCTTGCTCTCCCTCTACTCCACGGGCAGGACCACCGGCCTGATCATCGAGTCGGGCCTGGGCGTCTCCTACACGGCCCCCATCCACAACGGCTACACCCTGCCCCACGCCACCTACCGGCTGGACCTGGCTGGCGGGGGCCTGACCGACTACATGGCCAAGCTGCTGGAGGAgtgcggcaaccccttcagccccgaGGAGATGCACATTGTGCGCAACATCAAGGAGTCCTGCTGCTACGTGGCTCAGGACTTCAACGAGGAGATGGTGGCCAACGAGAATGACTACCTGACCGACTATGAGCTGCCCGACGGCCACATCATCACCATCGGCAACGAGCGCTTCCGCTGCCCCGAGTCGCTCTTCAAGCCTGAGGTGGTAGGCCTCACCGACCCCGGCCTACACGCCCTGGCCATGAAGAGCCTGGAGAAGTGCAGGGCCGAGCACCGGCCTGAGCTCCTCAACAACATCGTGCTGTCGGGCGGCTCCTCCATGTTCCCGGGCTTCGCGGAACGCATCCAGAGGGAGATGGGCGAGCTGGCGCCCAGCCGGGCCAAGCTCAACGTCTACGCCTCCCCCCAGCGCAAGTTCTCAGTGTGGATCGGGGGCTCCATCACCGCATGTCTCAACACCTTCCAGTCCATGTGGATCAGCCGGAGGGAGTACGACGAGAAGGGCCCAGTCATTGTCCATCGCAAGTGTTTCTAA